Proteins encoded by one window of Thermodesulfovibrionales bacterium:
- the hemA gene encoding glutamyl-tRNA reductase, translating to MKIIVVGLNHKTADVDVRERLAFNGPKLEEGLLKLRELRGVDEAIVLSTCNRVEMYADVKDTESSFETICAFLSEFHGIDRDALKRSLYVYHGSDAVRHVFRVSSSLDSMVVGEPQILGQLKDAFDFALQKKTTGILLNRLMKKAISVAKRVRTETKIAENAVSISFAAVELARKIFTDLPEKSFMLLGAGEMAELAARHMVNCGVRDVAVVNRTFERGCELASEFAGRAVKFDDFLKEMVHSDIIICSTGAPTYVLHKEEMQRVMKERKQRPVFIIDISVPRNIDPGINDLDNVYLYDVDDLQGTVDANILERKKEAEKAEVIITEEIEAFNKWISSLDSVPTVVALRNKAEAIKREELERFVNKFPELSEKERKAVEYLASAITNKLIHPPTVALKEDAEDKDMLVATIKRLYGINGEEE from the coding sequence ATGAAGATCATCGTTGTCGGCTTGAACCACAAGACCGCTGATGTCGATGTCCGGGAAAGGCTCGCCTTCAACGGGCCGAAACTGGAGGAGGGACTGCTGAAACTCCGGGAACTCCGGGGGGTTGATGAGGCGATCGTCCTTTCGACCTGCAACAGGGTCGAGATGTACGCGGACGTGAAGGATACCGAGAGTTCCTTCGAGACGATCTGCGCCTTTCTCTCCGAGTTCCACGGCATAGACAGGGATGCGCTGAAGAGATCTCTCTATGTGTATCACGGCAGCGATGCGGTGAGACACGTATTCAGGGTTTCTTCAAGCCTCGATTCGATGGTCGTCGGGGAACCCCAGATACTCGGACAACTGAAGGATGCCTTTGACTTCGCCCTCCAAAAAAAGACGACGGGCATCCTCCTCAACAGGCTCATGAAGAAGGCTATCTCCGTGGCGAAGCGGGTAAGGACGGAGACAAAGATCGCCGAAAATGCGGTCTCGATAAGCTTTGCTGCGGTCGAACTTGCCCGGAAGATATTCACCGACCTCCCTGAAAAATCCTTCATGCTCCTCGGCGCCGGAGAGATGGCGGAACTGGCTGCACGGCATATGGTCAACTGCGGGGTAAGAGACGTTGCTGTTGTCAACAGGACCTTTGAGAGGGGATGCGAACTCGCCTCTGAATTTGCCGGAAGGGCGGTGAAGTTTGACGACTTCCTGAAGGAGATGGTGCATTCCGACATCATCATCTGCTCTACCGGCGCGCCGACGTATGTGCTCCACAAGGAAGAGATGCAGCGCGTGATGAAGGAGAGGAAACAGCGGCCGGTCTTCATCATCGATATCTCCGTGCCGCGCAACATCGACCCGGGGATTAACGACCTCGATAACGTGTATCTCTACGATGTCGATGACCTCCAGGGCACGGTCGATGCGAACATCCTCGAACGGAAGAAGGAGGCGGAGAAGGCCGAGGTAATCATCACGGAAGAGATCGAGGCCTTCAATAAATGGATATCGTCCCTCGATTCCGTTCCTACGGTGGTGGCGCTCAGGAACAAGGCGGAGGCGATCAAGAGGGAGGAGCTGGAACGGTTCGTGAATAAGTTCCCCGAACTGAGCGAGAAGGAGCGCAAGGCGGTGGAATATCTGGCCTCAGCCATCACGAATAAACTGATTCATCCCCCAACGGTAGCCCTTAAGGAGGACGCCGAGGACAAGGACATGCTCGTCGCGACGATCAAGAGACTTTACGGAATAAACGGAGAGGAGGAATAA
- the hemC gene encoding hydroxymethylbilane synthase, with protein MEKKRVVIGTRGSKLALWQAEWVKAELERMTPGLSVELNKIKTTGDKILDVPLAKVGGKGLFVKEIEEALLDGGADLAVHSMKDVPTDFPEGLYLPVICKREDPRDAFITAGGPKRIKRFDDLPQGATIGTSSLRRSCQLLSRRPDLKIAQLRGNLDTRLRKLDEGQFDAIILAAAGVKRLGWAERITEVLSPEISLPAIGQGAIGIECRVNDEFINKLVAPLNHGETSTCVRAERALLKRLEGGCQVPIAAHARLIDGKIVMDGLVGSVTGDRIVKGHIEGSSEQAAALGIALAEDILSRGAKEILDEVYGRCAPSVDGEISS; from the coding sequence ATGGAAAAGAAGAGAGTAGTCATAGGGACCCGGGGCAGCAAGCTCGCGCTCTGGCAGGCGGAGTGGGTAAAGGCGGAACTCGAACGGATGACGCCGGGGCTTTCGGTTGAACTGAACAAGATAAAGACGACGGGGGACAAGATCCTTGATGTCCCGCTCGCAAAGGTCGGCGGCAAGGGGCTCTTTGTCAAAGAGATTGAGGAGGCGCTGCTCGACGGTGGCGCCGACCTGGCGGTCCACAGCATGAAGGACGTGCCCACGGACTTTCCAGAAGGCTTGTATCTTCCGGTTATCTGCAAGAGAGAAGACCCGAGGGATGCCTTCATAACAGCCGGGGGTCCGAAGAGAATAAAGAGGTTTGACGATCTTCCGCAGGGGGCGACGATCGGGACAAGCAGCCTGAGAAGGTCATGCCAGCTTTTGAGCAGAAGGCCCGACCTGAAGATAGCCCAGTTGAGAGGGAACCTAGACACGAGGCTGCGGAAACTCGATGAAGGACAGTTCGATGCCATAATCCTAGCGGCCGCCGGTGTGAAGAGGCTCGGATGGGCCGAACGGATAACAGAGGTACTAAGCCCGGAGATAAGTCTTCCCGCCATAGGTCAGGGGGCGATCGGCATCGAATGCAGGGTGAACGACGAGTTCATCAACAAGCTCGTCGCGCCGCTGAATCATGGGGAAACCTCTACCTGCGTCAGGGCTGAGAGGGCACTTCTCAAGAGACTCGAAGGCGGATGCCAGGTTCCGATCGCAGCGCATGCGCGGCTCATTGACGGAAAGATCGTCATGGACGGACTTGTGGGGAGCGTCACCGGAGACAGGATCGTAAAGGGTCATATCGAAGGGAGCTCGGAACAGGCAGCGGCCCTCGGTATCGCCCTGGCCGAAGATATTCTTTCACGCGGCGCAAAAGAGATCCTCGATGAAGTCTACGGGAGATGCGCCCCGTCCGTTGACGGCGAAATCAGCAGTTAG
- a CDS encoding DUF488 domain-containing protein, whose amino-acid sequence MTAKSAVSLADAPGVVKRIFTLGTDLRSEEDFVEILLSYGIEALVDVRSSPKSKIAVFSKANLEDLLRSEGIEYHFLGKELGGFRKGGYIAYTLTDAFVEGIGRLEALAQLRPSVIVCSERFPWKCHRKWISRELHKRGWEVEHIIDKGKVWVPK is encoded by the coding sequence TTGACGGCGAAATCAGCAGTTAGCCTCGCCGACGCTCCTGGGGTAGTGAAGAGGATATTCACCCTGGGGACCGACCTGAGAAGCGAAGAGGATTTTGTCGAGATACTCTTGTCGTACGGCATCGAGGCCCTCGTGGACGTGAGAAGTTCTCCGAAGTCCAAGATCGCTGTTTTCAGCAAGGCTAATCTCGAAGATCTCCTGAGGAGCGAAGGGATCGAGTATCATTTCCTCGGCAAGGAACTCGGCGGTTTCAGGAAGGGGGGCTATATCGCCTATACCCTTACCGACGCTTTCGTGGAAGGGATAGGCAGGCTCGAGGCTCTTGCTCAATTGCGACCTTCGGTGATCGTCTGTTCCGAACGGTTTCCCTGGAAGTGCCACCGGAAGTGGATTTCGCGTGAGCTTCATAAGAGGGGATGGGAGGTTGAGCATATCATCGATAAGGGTAAGGTGTGGGTCCCGAA